One window of the Anaerosporomusa subterranea genome contains the following:
- a CDS encoding (2Fe-2S)-binding protein, with protein MKVETILNQKPVILEAASDELLIDSLRNHGLTGVRRGCDTSCCGLCTVWVDGKPVLSCTLLTFRVQGKSIVTIEGVREEAEEFAKILAAEGAEQCGFCSPGFIMTVLAMKRELTEINDAAIIHYLTGNLCRCTGYMGQLRAVKKYLGVVEA; from the coding sequence ATGAAAGTAGAAACTATTCTTAATCAGAAACCAGTGATTCTTGAGGCTGCCAGTGACGAGTTGTTGATCGATAGCTTGCGCAACCATGGGCTGACCGGTGTTCGCCGTGGCTGTGATACCTCCTGCTGCGGGTTGTGTACCGTATGGGTCGATGGAAAGCCGGTATTGTCGTGCACTCTGCTTACGTTTCGGGTTCAGGGAAAGTCAATTGTAACCATTGAAGGTGTGCGCGAAGAAGCCGAGGAATTTGCCAAGATTCTTGCGGCTGAGGGGGCCGAGCAATGCGGCTTCTGCAGCCCAGGCTTCATCATGACCGTCTTAGCAATGAAACGCGAATTAACGGAGATCAATGACGCAGCCATTATTCATTATCTGACAGGAAACCTGTGCCGCTGTACAGGTTATATGGGACAACTTCGGGCTGTGAAAAAGTACCTGGGGGTTGTTGAAGCATGA
- a CDS encoding FAD binding domain-containing protein, with protein MFTLRSVAQPQTIEEAYKLLIQKRTNAILGGCAFLKLGSQRIDTGIDLTHLGLNLIQEKDGFIEIGASASLRDLETNPVLTQRFSSLLTNATANIIGVQFRNLATVGASVFSKYGFSDILTALLVLDTQVLLYKGGRMKLSEFLMRPFERDLLTNVFIKADDCQAAYQCLRNSASDYPVLNVAVACSQDQWRIAVGARPGRAALALQAASLLNAEALSDATIEQAAKLASLELSFGTNMRGTAEYRRAMCQTLVKRAIREAIR; from the coding sequence ATGTTCACATTGCGTAGTGTGGCGCAGCCTCAAACGATTGAGGAAGCTTACAAGCTATTGATACAGAAAAGGACAAACGCGATATTGGGCGGTTGTGCTTTCTTGAAATTAGGATCGCAAAGAATTGATACAGGCATAGACCTGACGCATTTAGGACTCAACTTAATTCAGGAGAAAGACGGCTTTATCGAAATTGGTGCGTCAGCCAGTCTGCGAGATCTGGAAACCAATCCGGTTTTAACGCAGCGATTTTCTAGCCTTCTGACCAATGCTACAGCTAATATTATTGGCGTTCAATTTAGGAATCTGGCCACAGTTGGCGCTTCGGTTTTCTCAAAGTATGGGTTTTCCGATATTCTAACCGCTTTGTTGGTATTGGATACACAAGTATTGCTCTATAAGGGCGGTAGAATGAAACTGAGTGAGTTTTTAATGCGCCCTTTCGAACGTGATCTTCTAACAAACGTCTTCATCAAGGCGGATGATTGTCAGGCGGCTTACCAATGTCTGCGGAATTCGGCCAGCGATTATCCGGTCTTGAATGTTGCGGTAGCATGCTCGCAAGATCAGTGGCGCATCGCAGTCGGGGCCAGGCCGGGTAGAGCTGCTCTTGCACTGCAGGCGGCCTCGCTGCTGAACGCGGAGGCTTTATCTGATGCTACTATCGAGCAGGCGGCGAAACTTGCGTCGCTAGAATTGTCCTTTGGCACAAATATGCGCGGTACCGCAGAGTATCGTCGTGCGATGTGTCAAACGCTAGTTAAAAGGGCGATCCGGGAGGCAATTCGATGA